In one window of Chanodichthys erythropterus isolate Z2021 chromosome 23, ASM2448905v1, whole genome shotgun sequence DNA:
- the cdk5 gene encoding cyclin-dependent-like kinase 5 has translation MQKYEKLEKIGEGTYGTVFKAKNRETHEIVALKRVRLDDDDEGVPSSALREICLLKELKHKNIVRLHDVLHSDKKLTLVFEFCDQDLKKYFDSCNGDLDPEIVKSFMYQLLKGLAFCHSRNVLHRDLKPQNLLINRNGELKLADFGLARAFGIPVRCYSAEVVTLWYRPPDVLFGAKLYSTSIDMWSAGCIFAELANAGRPLFPGNDVDDQLKRIFRLLGTPTEEQWQTMNKLPDYKPYPMYPATTSLVNVVPKLSSTGRDLLQNLLKCNPVQRISAEEALQHPYFADFCPP, from the exons ATGCAAAAGTATGAGAAGTTGGAGAAGATAggagagg GTACATATGGGACCGTTTTCAAAGCTAAAAACAGAGAAACGCATGAGATTGTGGCCCTCAAACGAGTGAGgctggatgatgatgatgag GGCGTTCCAAGTTCAGCATTACGAGAAATTTGCctcctgaaagaactgaagcaTAAAAACATTGTAAG GTTGCATGACGTCCTCCACAGTGATAAGAAGCTCACATTAGTGTTTGAGTTCTGCGATCAG GATTTGAAGAAATATTTTGACAGCTGTAATGGTGACTTGGATCCAGAGATTGTCAag TCCTTTATGTACCAGTTATTGAAGGGTCTTGCCTTCTGCCACAGCCGAAATGTTCTCCATCGAGACCTTAAACCACAAAATTTGCTCATCAACAGA AACGGTGAACTGAAGTTAGCCGACTTTGGCTTGGCCAGAGCGTTTGGAATACCTGTACGATGTTATTCTGCTGAG GTGGTGACGTTGTGGTACAGGCCACCGGATGTGCTATTTGGTGCTAAGCTATACTCTACCTCTATTGACATGTGGTCTGCAGGATGTATATTTGCAG aactggCAAATGCAGGACGGCCCTTATTCCCTGGTAATGACGTGGACGACcagctaaagaggatctttagAT TGCTGGGAACACCGACAGAAGAACAATGGCAGACCATGAATAAACTTCCAGATTATAAg CCGTACCCAATGTACCCAGCTACTACATCACTTGTGAATGTCGTCCCGAAACTCAGCAGCACTGGCAGAGACCTTCTACAG AATCTTCTGAAATGCAATCCAGTACAGCGAATTTCAGCAGAGGAAGCCCTACAGCACCCTTACTTTGCCGATTTCTGCCCGCCCTAA